AACTAACAGGTGAACAGGCACTTAAACAAGGAGGAGCTAATGTAGATTGGTATTTTTTGTCATGTTTAGAAAACAATAATAATGTCTTAGCAAGAAAAATATTTTCAATGCATAAGGATTATGATTATTTTAATTCTGCATCTTTTAAAATGCTTCAACCTATTTGTAAGTGTAATGATTTTAATTTATTATATGATTTTTTATTGAATGTAAATGGTGGTATTAATTTTCAAGACGAATGTAAAAAAACAGCTCTTGAGTATGCATGTGAATATAACAACCTTAAGTTAGTAAAATTTTTAATAAAAGAAGGAGCTGCTATTGGTCCTTTTATTTTCCATCGAGCGTGTCAGTATGGTTCAATTGAGTTGGTGAATTTTTTATTTCCCTATATAAAAAATATTAATATTATTGATCAGTATGGACGTACGCCAATTGATCATGCCTGCGCAAACAGTAAGGAAGATATAATATTATCTTTATTAAAGCATTATGATAAAAATAATATTTTAAAACAATTGTGTCTTACTGAAAATAGT
This DNA window, taken from Candidatus Babeliales bacterium, encodes the following:
- a CDS encoding ankyrin repeat domain-containing protein yields the protein QIKMKKKKIEIYSGLTSFKISYDRKIKFLKFEDYFQLTGEQALKQGGANVDWYFLSCLENNNNVLARKIFSMHKDYDYFNSASFKMLQPICKCNDFNLLYDFLLNVNGGINFQDECKKTALEYACEYNNLKLVKFLIKEGAAIGPFIFHRACQYGSIELVNFLFPYIKNINIIDQYGRTPIDHACANSKEDIILSLLKHYDKNNILKQLCLTENSSVIIELFNKETFDINTVDQQGKTLFNYMLALGNSSALHVIIKLFLTKNKYIDVCENHISKQSELTFYQGLLKQYPNSFRNIVIDRRFSLYDTVFIVVNVFIVMYLGFLRNIF